From a single Drosophila sulfurigaster albostrigata strain 15112-1811.04 chromosome 3, ASM2355843v2, whole genome shotgun sequence genomic region:
- the LOC133843753 gene encoding LHFPL tetraspan subfamily member 3 protein, with the protein MGTKIEYVDTTHLYASKYIRNSKAIGVLWAIFTICYAIIGIVAFVTPEWIGDPDSDSAGRLGLWQQCQRDEIFDNCRRRWENILAVPTFSFQLATFFMIGAVGLALLTIFFLVCLLFMKSTRVFHICGWMQIISALCMIVACAAFPFGWNSDDFRKICGPEANRFELGLCGIRWAYPLAIIGCIDGVVLATLAFILATRHVRLQPDPIYQNSLYKGEINNAYLTDAISLAGSRKSNPHITGLNLQPILLVAPPNEDSISQFSRYH; encoded by the exons ATGGGCACTAAAATCGAGTACGTCGATACGACACATTTATACGCTTCGAAATACATTCGAAACTCAAAAGCAATTGGAGTTCTTTGGGCGATCTTCACAATATGCTACGCGATCATTGGAATTGTGGCATTTGTGACACCAG AGTGGATTGGCGATCCGGATAGCGACAGCGCAGGTCGCTTGGGTCTTTGGCAGCAATGTCAACGCGATGAGATCTTTGACAATTGTCGACGACGATGGGAGAACATTTTGGCAGTGCCAACATTTTCATTCCAG TTGGCCACTTTCTTTATGATTGGAGCCGTTGGTTTGGCCTTGCTCACCATATTCTTTTTGgtctgtttgctgtttatgAAGTCAACGCGCGTCTTTCACATTTGCGGCTGGATGCAGATCATATCAG CTCTTTGCATGATTGTGGCATGTGCCGCATTTCCTTTTGGCTGGAACTCTGATGACTTCCGCAAGATTTGCGGACCTGAAGCGAATCGATTTGAGTTGGGGCTTTGTGGCATTCGCTGGGCATATCCATTGGCCATTATTGGCTGCATTGATGGCGTTGTTTTAGCCACGTTGGCCTTCATTTTGGCCACGCGTCACGTGCGACTTCAGCCTGATCCCATTTATCAGAACTCGCTCTACAAAG gTGAAATCAATAATGCGTATCTAACGGATGCCATCAGCTTGGCTGGTTCACGCAAGTCGAATCCTCACATAACTGGCTTGAATCTGCAGCCCATTTTGCTGGTGGCGCCACCTAACGAGGACAGCATCTCGCAGTTTTCGCGCTACCACTGA
- the LOC133843750 gene encoding lysosome membrane protein 2 isoform X2 produces MSVTPTSTKCHQDRLAVIIIGIVTLILGIVLTSIPWLDYFILKNLRLWNDTLSYHYWQRPGVIRLTKVYIYNVTNPDGFLNGEKPKLQEVGPFVYREDMEKVNVKFHENNYTVSYQHKKILQFVPELSVDKNTPIVTPNIPMLTLTSLSPKLGYLLSRTISFVLTAAKFKPFINVTADQLVFGYDDALVSLAHRFYPKHMRPMERMGLLLARNGTLTEVSSIKTGYQGMDQFGYIDSLNGLDHLPHWSEGPCTSIAGSEGSFFPPRDITKSDVVHIYDKDLCRIIPLKYVESVEKDGLKADLFRLPNNSYGDSANNPENKCYDASDYDAVRGLQNISPCQYGAPVYISNPHFYESDPELLDAVEGLQPEREKHETYFKIQPKLGVPLEGKVRIQLNLKVTHAKDVHPVRDFRDFVFPVMWLEEGISELTPAIKRWLYLATVIAPHAVPIGSYLMIVGGASAVIFSLVRAYQNFVFGRDPSLEILEMGRRSLRRGSSFIAHQQHKLLLHHRDSYALLRTMPHAMTACLDPERDSDEVQPIIDCAVASQAAS; encoded by the exons ATGTCGGTCACGCCCACTTCAACAAAATGCCATCAAG ATAGACTAGCTGTGATAATTATTGGTATAGTTACATTAATCTTAGGCATAGTTTTAACATCCATACCATGGCTGgattattttatactaaaG AATTTAAGGCTGTGGAACGACACTTTAAGTTATCATTATTGGCAGCGACCCGGCGTTATACGATTAACCAAGGTGTATATCTATAATGTTACGAATCCAGATGGTTTTTTAAATGGCGAGAAGCCCAAACTGCAGGAGGTTGGACCATTTGTCTACAG AGAAGATATGGAGAAGGTGAATGTGAAGTTCCATGAGAACAATTACACGGTGTCATATCAGCATAAGAAAATCTTACAATTTGTTCCTGAACTGAGTGTGGATAAAAACACGCCCATTGTCACGCCCAACATACCAATGCTT ACACTGACAAGTTTAAGTCCCAAGCTCGGGTACCTGTTGTCTAGAACTATATCCTTTGTGTTAACTGCGGCAAAGTTCAAGCCTTTTATTAATGTGACTGCCGATCAATTGGTCTTTGGCTATGACGATGCTCTCGTGAGTTTAGCACATCGATTTTATCCGAAGCACATGCGACCCATGGAGCGAATGGGTTTACTGCTAGCACGCAATGGCACACTTACAGAGGTCTCAAGCATTAAGACGGGTTATCAGGGTATGGATCAGTTTGGCTACATCGATTCACTCAATGGCCTCGATCACTTGCCGCACTGGAGCGAAGGACCTTGCACAAGTATTGCTGGGTCTGAAGGATCCTTCTTTCCGCCACGCGATATTACAAAGTCCGATGTGGTGCACATCTATGACAAGGATTTGTGTAGGATTATACCTCTAAAGTATGTGGAGAGTGTGGAGAAGGATGGCCTCAAAGCAGATCTGTTTCGACTGCCCAACAATTCGTATGGCGATTCGGCGAATAATCCAGAGAACAAATGCTACGATGCCAGCGATTACGATGCGGTGCGTGGCTTGCAGAACATCAGTCCATGTCAGTATGGTGCGCCTGTCTACATCTCCAATCCGCATTTCTACGAGTCCGATCCCGAGCTGCTGGATGCTGTGGAAGGTTTGCAGCCAGAGCGCGAGAAACATGAAACCTACTTCAAAATACAACCG AAACTTGGAGTACCTTTGGAGGGCAAAGTGCGCATACAGCTCAATCTGAAGGTCACACATGCCAAGGACGTGCATCCGGTGCGTGATTTTCGTGACTTTGTGTTTCCGGTCATGTGGCTGGAAGAG GGCATCTCGGAGCTAACACCCGCCATCAAGCGTTGGCTTTATCTGGCCACCGTGATTGCCCCGCATGCGGTGCCCATTGGCTCCTATCTGATGATCGTGGGCGGAGCCTCGGCCGTCATCTTCAGTCTTGTACGTGCCTATCAGAACTTTGTCTTCGGTCGCGATCCAAGTCTAGAAATTCTCGAGATGGGTCGGCGTTCGCTTCGCCGTGGCAGCAGCTTCATTGCCCATCAGCAGCACAAGTTGCTCCTCCATCACAGAGATAGCTATGCGCTACTGCGCACCATGCCACATGCCATGACCGCTTGCCTTGATCCGGAGCGGGACAGTGACGAGGTGCAGCCGATCATCGATTGTGCCGTTGCCAGCCAGGCAGCTTCATAG
- the LOC133843750 gene encoding lysosome membrane protein 2 isoform X1: MGLEKHYLRYGRTARDHLLDWASCGRGRRHQQQQQQQQQQQQQLQPQQQPQQQQQQSSNPQASTGRRTRPHVTHRGTPLSMLISHGIKISNNRLAVIIIGIVTLILGIVLTSIPWLDYFILKNLRLWNDTLSYHYWQRPGVIRLTKVYIYNVTNPDGFLNGEKPKLQEVGPFVYREDMEKVNVKFHENNYTVSYQHKKILQFVPELSVDKNTPIVTPNIPMLTLTSLSPKLGYLLSRTISFVLTAAKFKPFINVTADQLVFGYDDALVSLAHRFYPKHMRPMERMGLLLARNGTLTEVSSIKTGYQGMDQFGYIDSLNGLDHLPHWSEGPCTSIAGSEGSFFPPRDITKSDVVHIYDKDLCRIIPLKYVESVEKDGLKADLFRLPNNSYGDSANNPENKCYDASDYDAVRGLQNISPCQYGAPVYISNPHFYESDPELLDAVEGLQPEREKHETYFKIQPKLGVPLEGKVRIQLNLKVTHAKDVHPVRDFRDFVFPVMWLEEGISELTPAIKRWLYLATVIAPHAVPIGSYLMIVGGASAVIFSLVRAYQNFVFGRDPSLEILEMGRRSLRRGSSFIAHQQHKLLLHHRDSYALLRTMPHAMTACLDPERDSDEVQPIIDCAVASQAAS; the protein is encoded by the exons ATGGGCTTAGAAAAACATTATTTGAGATATGGACGCACGGCTAGAGATCACCTACTCGACTGGGCGAGCTGTGGGCGTGGTCGAcgacaccagcaacaacaacaacagcagcagcaacaacagcaacaattgcagccacagcagcaaccacaacaacaacaacagcagagcagcaatCCACAAGCGTCAACTGGGCGTCGGACACGCCCCCATGTAACACACAGAGGGACGCCTCTATCCATGTTAATATCGCATGGCATTAAGATTAGCAATA ATAGACTAGCTGTGATAATTATTGGTATAGTTACATTAATCTTAGGCATAGTTTTAACATCCATACCATGGCTGgattattttatactaaaG AATTTAAGGCTGTGGAACGACACTTTAAGTTATCATTATTGGCAGCGACCCGGCGTTATACGATTAACCAAGGTGTATATCTATAATGTTACGAATCCAGATGGTTTTTTAAATGGCGAGAAGCCCAAACTGCAGGAGGTTGGACCATTTGTCTACAG AGAAGATATGGAGAAGGTGAATGTGAAGTTCCATGAGAACAATTACACGGTGTCATATCAGCATAAGAAAATCTTACAATTTGTTCCTGAACTGAGTGTGGATAAAAACACGCCCATTGTCACGCCCAACATACCAATGCTT ACACTGACAAGTTTAAGTCCCAAGCTCGGGTACCTGTTGTCTAGAACTATATCCTTTGTGTTAACTGCGGCAAAGTTCAAGCCTTTTATTAATGTGACTGCCGATCAATTGGTCTTTGGCTATGACGATGCTCTCGTGAGTTTAGCACATCGATTTTATCCGAAGCACATGCGACCCATGGAGCGAATGGGTTTACTGCTAGCACGCAATGGCACACTTACAGAGGTCTCAAGCATTAAGACGGGTTATCAGGGTATGGATCAGTTTGGCTACATCGATTCACTCAATGGCCTCGATCACTTGCCGCACTGGAGCGAAGGACCTTGCACAAGTATTGCTGGGTCTGAAGGATCCTTCTTTCCGCCACGCGATATTACAAAGTCCGATGTGGTGCACATCTATGACAAGGATTTGTGTAGGATTATACCTCTAAAGTATGTGGAGAGTGTGGAGAAGGATGGCCTCAAAGCAGATCTGTTTCGACTGCCCAACAATTCGTATGGCGATTCGGCGAATAATCCAGAGAACAAATGCTACGATGCCAGCGATTACGATGCGGTGCGTGGCTTGCAGAACATCAGTCCATGTCAGTATGGTGCGCCTGTCTACATCTCCAATCCGCATTTCTACGAGTCCGATCCCGAGCTGCTGGATGCTGTGGAAGGTTTGCAGCCAGAGCGCGAGAAACATGAAACCTACTTCAAAATACAACCG AAACTTGGAGTACCTTTGGAGGGCAAAGTGCGCATACAGCTCAATCTGAAGGTCACACATGCCAAGGACGTGCATCCGGTGCGTGATTTTCGTGACTTTGTGTTTCCGGTCATGTGGCTGGAAGAG GGCATCTCGGAGCTAACACCCGCCATCAAGCGTTGGCTTTATCTGGCCACCGTGATTGCCCCGCATGCGGTGCCCATTGGCTCCTATCTGATGATCGTGGGCGGAGCCTCGGCCGTCATCTTCAGTCTTGTACGTGCCTATCAGAACTTTGTCTTCGGTCGCGATCCAAGTCTAGAAATTCTCGAGATGGGTCGGCGTTCGCTTCGCCGTGGCAGCAGCTTCATTGCCCATCAGCAGCACAAGTTGCTCCTCCATCACAGAGATAGCTATGCGCTACTGCGCACCATGCCACATGCCATGACCGCTTGCCTTGATCCGGAGCGGGACAGTGACGAGGTGCAGCCGATCATCGATTGTGCCGTTGCCAGCCAGGCAGCTTCATAG
- the LOC133843750 gene encoding lysosome membrane protein 2 isoform X3, with product MPSRLAVIIIGIVTLILGIVLTSIPWLDYFILKNLRLWNDTLSYHYWQRPGVIRLTKVYIYNVTNPDGFLNGEKPKLQEVGPFVYREDMEKVNVKFHENNYTVSYQHKKILQFVPELSVDKNTPIVTPNIPMLTLTSLSPKLGYLLSRTISFVLTAAKFKPFINVTADQLVFGYDDALVSLAHRFYPKHMRPMERMGLLLARNGTLTEVSSIKTGYQGMDQFGYIDSLNGLDHLPHWSEGPCTSIAGSEGSFFPPRDITKSDVVHIYDKDLCRIIPLKYVESVEKDGLKADLFRLPNNSYGDSANNPENKCYDASDYDAVRGLQNISPCQYGAPVYISNPHFYESDPELLDAVEGLQPEREKHETYFKIQPKLGVPLEGKVRIQLNLKVTHAKDVHPVRDFRDFVFPVMWLEEGISELTPAIKRWLYLATVIAPHAVPIGSYLMIVGGASAVIFSLVRAYQNFVFGRDPSLEILEMGRRSLRRGSSFIAHQQHKLLLHHRDSYALLRTMPHAMTACLDPERDSDEVQPIIDCAVASQAAS from the exons ATGCCATCAAG ACTAGCTGTGATAATTATTGGTATAGTTACATTAATCTTAGGCATAGTTTTAACATCCATACCATGGCTGgattattttatactaaaG AATTTAAGGCTGTGGAACGACACTTTAAGTTATCATTATTGGCAGCGACCCGGCGTTATACGATTAACCAAGGTGTATATCTATAATGTTACGAATCCAGATGGTTTTTTAAATGGCGAGAAGCCCAAACTGCAGGAGGTTGGACCATTTGTCTACAG AGAAGATATGGAGAAGGTGAATGTGAAGTTCCATGAGAACAATTACACGGTGTCATATCAGCATAAGAAAATCTTACAATTTGTTCCTGAACTGAGTGTGGATAAAAACACGCCCATTGTCACGCCCAACATACCAATGCTT ACACTGACAAGTTTAAGTCCCAAGCTCGGGTACCTGTTGTCTAGAACTATATCCTTTGTGTTAACTGCGGCAAAGTTCAAGCCTTTTATTAATGTGACTGCCGATCAATTGGTCTTTGGCTATGACGATGCTCTCGTGAGTTTAGCACATCGATTTTATCCGAAGCACATGCGACCCATGGAGCGAATGGGTTTACTGCTAGCACGCAATGGCACACTTACAGAGGTCTCAAGCATTAAGACGGGTTATCAGGGTATGGATCAGTTTGGCTACATCGATTCACTCAATGGCCTCGATCACTTGCCGCACTGGAGCGAAGGACCTTGCACAAGTATTGCTGGGTCTGAAGGATCCTTCTTTCCGCCACGCGATATTACAAAGTCCGATGTGGTGCACATCTATGACAAGGATTTGTGTAGGATTATACCTCTAAAGTATGTGGAGAGTGTGGAGAAGGATGGCCTCAAAGCAGATCTGTTTCGACTGCCCAACAATTCGTATGGCGATTCGGCGAATAATCCAGAGAACAAATGCTACGATGCCAGCGATTACGATGCGGTGCGTGGCTTGCAGAACATCAGTCCATGTCAGTATGGTGCGCCTGTCTACATCTCCAATCCGCATTTCTACGAGTCCGATCCCGAGCTGCTGGATGCTGTGGAAGGTTTGCAGCCAGAGCGCGAGAAACATGAAACCTACTTCAAAATACAACCG AAACTTGGAGTACCTTTGGAGGGCAAAGTGCGCATACAGCTCAATCTGAAGGTCACACATGCCAAGGACGTGCATCCGGTGCGTGATTTTCGTGACTTTGTGTTTCCGGTCATGTGGCTGGAAGAG GGCATCTCGGAGCTAACACCCGCCATCAAGCGTTGGCTTTATCTGGCCACCGTGATTGCCCCGCATGCGGTGCCCATTGGCTCCTATCTGATGATCGTGGGCGGAGCCTCGGCCGTCATCTTCAGTCTTGTACGTGCCTATCAGAACTTTGTCTTCGGTCGCGATCCAAGTCTAGAAATTCTCGAGATGGGTCGGCGTTCGCTTCGCCGTGGCAGCAGCTTCATTGCCCATCAGCAGCACAAGTTGCTCCTCCATCACAGAGATAGCTATGCGCTACTGCGCACCATGCCACATGCCATGACCGCTTGCCTTGATCCGGAGCGGGACAGTGACGAGGTGCAGCCGATCATCGATTGTGCCGTTGCCAGCCAGGCAGCTTCATAG